The segment TATATGTAAGCTTTTTGTGCAAGCTGAATTAGTTTCTATAGCAGAAGATGCTTAATGTTCACCACAACTGGCAGCTGGGGCTTTTAATTAACTAATATTTCTTTGCCATGTTTTCCATCAGTTCGTCCATTTGCATCTGACGAAGAGTTCAAGGCTACAGCGGATATTGTGAGGAAATTTCAAGATGGTGTTGGCAAAGAGCTTCACCAGAAGCTACTGCAGAGAGCCAGGACAAGGAGGAACTGGGTGTGTAATTGAGCTGTAAATGCCTTGTTTTTGGTGTTACATGTGCCCTATTCAGTCATGGATGTTTTACTTTATTACAGCTGGAAGAATGGTGGTTAGACACTGCTTATCTGGAGCCACGCATCCCCTCTCAGCTGAATGTGAACTTTGCCGGCCCTGGGGCGTACTTAGAGCACTGCTGGCCTGCTGAAGAGGGAACTCAACTGGAGAGGGCCAGTATCAGCACATGGCACACACTACAGTACTGGAACCTGATCCGCACGTAAGacatgttcacacacatttttacaagcTGTGTTTTGTGATGTTGCTTTCCTTTTTACATGAAGACAGGTATAACTGTaatttttggttttttttttagggagaGGATTCATCCTCAGAAAGCTGGAAAAATACCGCTGGATATGGACCAGTTCAGAATGCTGTTCTGCACCTGCAAAGTACCTGGAGTAAAGAAGGACACCATTCGTAATTACTTCAAGACAGGTACGATCAACTTGGCTCTTATCTCTAACCTTAATACACACCTGTATACAATTTACCACTCCTGATAAGCTGACATATCACCTTTGTGTATGTGCTTTTTGTGCTGCCCCACAGAGAGTGAGGGTCCGTGCCCTTCCCATTTGTTAGTGATGTGTCGTGGACGGATCTTCACATTTGACGCAGTCCATGATGGACAAATCCTCACTCCTCCAGAACTTCTCAGGTAGTACACACACCACTCATGGGAACAAACTTGCAGTTGAGGCATTGGGGCCATAAACCAACTGCTGCTGACACTGTTAACTAAACTTATAAAAAGATAGAAGAGTGTTATACAACCTACCACTGAGTCTGAAAAAATTGTGTTCCATAGGTAGCCCAAAGAGGGCGCTACACCTACAGTATCTTTGGGAAGCAGACAAGCGGGGCCTATCCATTTTGGTAACATGGCTCCTAGCATTATTCCCTTGCTTCTTAGTTCCTCCTTGCCtcaattcttggtgtcatagattcaacaaggtgctggaaacattcctcagagattttggtccatattgacacaatagcatcacacagttgctgcagatttgtcggctgcgcattcatgatgagaatctcccgttccatcacatcccaaaggtgctatGTACTCTACTATATTGGAGTACGGTgcactcattgtcatgttcaagaaaccagtttgagatgatttgagctttgtgacattatcgcgttatcctgctggaagtagccatcagaagatgggtacactgtggtcataaagggatggacatggtcagcaacaatactcaggtaggctgtggtgtttaaaccatgctcagttggtactaagtagggttgggtcggtatgaggaaaaaaaaagggtccggtttttgtaaaaaaccgcatcaagtcggtaataccggattttcaccacttgggggcgcaattgactcatttaaaataaaaaacgaccttaggacaacagagtgacagtaacaagttgtttcttttattccttacaaataaattttgcagcttactcaatcagtgcaaacaagggttgcctccttcgtctggctcaaagccaaagtgttgccatagtggcgcgTTCCTTGATTTcgtcgagactaaattgtccgccattatcgactccccgtcactattaaacaaactccaggctacagtagaggcgcaTGTGCACTCGCAcctcctagctcagtccccgccccacccccctctctctcctgcttgttgtgcgcttggtgaagaggcagacacaggtgctcacagactctgGCTTACTATAAGCAGAGCGGACtacgtgtaaaaatgtccgcgaaaaatccctgcgatgtgaaaaatacatgctgaacagtcttttgtgtgacactggtgcacgGAGTGAAGTCCGTGCGGTcgtgctttgcgcgcacagggctagcggacgtccacttttaccGGGCGGACCTCCGCGGCGTCCGCTCCGCGTACGTTCTGCCCAAGTATGCGGTCtggtcggtctcaaaaaataaaacccggtCCAAGACGAAGTACTggaccgaattggtattaccgagaaccgacccaaccctagtactaaggggcccaaagtgtgccaagacaatctcccccacaccattacaccaccaccaccagcctgaacccttgatacaaggcaggatggatccatgctttcatgtttacaccaaattctgaccctaccatctgaatgtggcagcagaaatccagactcatcagaccaggcaacgtttttccaatcttctattgtccagttttggtgagcctgtgtgaactgtagcctcagtttcctgttgttagctgacaggagtggcacctggtgtggtcttctgctgctgtagcccatctgcttcaaggttggacgtgttgttggttcagagatggtcttctgcagaccttggctgtaaccagtggttatttgagttcctgttgcctttctatcatcttgaaccagtctggccattctcctctgacctctggcatcaacaaggcattttcacccagagaactgctgctcactggatattgtCTCTTtatcggaccatcctctgtaaaccctagagatggttgtgtgtgaaaatcccagtagatcagcagtttctgaaaaaCTCAGACACCAACAACTATAGCATCaaagttaatattttaatatctaCATTATAATAACATTATAATACATTTATAGCCGTTTGTGGTTCAGGTGTCGAATGTGAAGTTGTATAAGTGGTACACGTGAAAGCTGCAGGCAGTAATGCAGCAGGCCATGCAATCGACCTGCTCCAAGCAGGCATGTTTTGAGTGGGCACTGCATTAGTTATAAATAACTCTAGACTGTCTAGACTGTTATACAGGTTTTAAATTGCATTCTGTGTGATGTTAAAAAAGGCAAATTAAAACTTGGTGAACCTGCAGAAACCCTGTAATTATGAGCTTGAGGACGAGGAAGCGAAATAAGCTGATGGAAAGCAACCAAGATTTTAATGTTGCCTTTTTAATGTGGGTGTGTTCACCTGTACAGGCAGCTGAGCTATGTGAAGCAGTGCTGTGAAGGAGAGCCGGTGGGAGAAGGAGTGGCTGCTCTCACCACAGACGAGAGGACTCGTTGGGCGCAGGTAGGGGGGCTCATGCAAGGAGACTTTAATGTTGACCTGTTGTGTGAATACAATCCAAAACAGATAATGGCTCCCATTTGTGAAAAAGCTCTCATACTACAGAAGCATATTTGAGTATCAGTACTGTCAGCATGTATCTGTTTACTCTCTCTGCAGGCCAGGGAGCATCTAATAAGCATTGACCCACATAATAACACCATCTTGGAGACCATCCAGAGCTGCCTGTTCATCGTTTCTCTGGATGAAGCGAAACCCTACTCCACTGCAGAGAACTACTCAAATGTAAGGGCTGCACAgagtatttaattatttatgatttaattacttaatgttcagtgtttttaacctCTTCCACTCGACGCTGGCATCCTTGGCCGACTTTGCTGTCTTTCAGAAGCTGTAGCTGGTTTTAAAGCTAGATTGAAAATACTGGTATCACAAGACACTTAACGACCTAAAGAGGAATCCATTTGTACCAGACATGTCAGGCTATCTTGTCAGGAAGGGGGTTAAATAACTCTTaaaagttaggctaaattttgaaTTTGACTTTATTGAAAGGATAGCCCCTTGAGATGTAGCATCTCATTTTCACGGGGGCTTCTATGGGTACCTACAAGTTTCCCCTTTATGGACTTTATTCTAGTCCCATGCCGTTTGGGGGCGAAACTCATGCTGTTTTTCTCATGTagtaaaaatgtgttattttcaccTGTGTATTTGAATCTTTCTGCACACTGGGGTCCCTAAAAAGTCTTGACATTGCATATTGTGTTTGACTGGGCAGCTGAGACTCTTGGGGATTCAATGAACCCAGTTTTATCCATGCGTGGTGGTCCCCTTAGACATTTTACTGCAGTGAGACCCTTTTtaagactgtataaaatgacaTATTGTGACCTCTAGGATCATCACAacctcatgaaactttacagccaCAAACTAGAGACGTTGGGCATTGACAGGATGTATGACTTTCTTAGGTGTACTGACAATGAGAGGGTTTCTTGgcagtttccagaacagaagtgCTCACCATCCAATCGCTGAAAAATGCAATTCTTACAGAAATCTCCAAATGTCAAAAGTTTTTGATAAGAAATCACAACATGGATTTTTCTATGATGCTCATCAAGGTCTTGGTGTTTTTGAGGGATTTGCTAAACATCTATCAATTATGGAATGGGTGACAAATGGTTTCGAACCAAACATTACCGCAACAAATTATGAGACAGAACTGAGCATTAAAATGGCCGACATATACGTGTATCATAATATTCCAAGCACTTATTCAAACTAAACGTTCAAAGTCTGAACAGGCGCCTAACTACAACAGTGTTTATTACAGATTTATGACTAGAAAAACTTGTCACACAGTGCTTTCAGATGATGTGTAACACTTCCATGAGGCATATGCTGTTGACCTGCTATCTACCCCTAATTATCCCCTGCCCCCCCTAACAAAGACAAAGTTGGTCTGTGGTCTGGAGGAGTGGAGTGGAAGAGGTTTAAAGAGGAGAGCTGTGTGTCTGATTTTGTCTTTGAATCTCTGAACACAGTTGACCATGGAAGCCCTTGCAGGCGACCCCACCATCCGCTGGGGTGACAAATCATACAATTCACTGGTGTTCGGAAATGGCACTTTTGCATCCAATTGTGATGTGAgtttatacgtgtgtgtgtgtgtgtgtgtgtgtgtgtgtgatgctacAGGAATTTCAACACACCCTGTATATGACacatttttatatgacatatttTCATGCTGCTCACCCTGGTTAATGAATAATTCTAAACTTTAAAATCTAATTCTCGAAGCGTTAGAATTAAAAGTCAAATTGTTTTGCAGCATGCACCATATGATGCCATGGCACTGGTGTCTATGTGTTGGTATCTGGATCAGCAGATCAAAGCTGCAGGAGGCAAATGGCAGGtaaactttgaccatcacttgaTTCTATACATAAATTGTTTTTGCTGGTTCCATTTAAATGTATCTGTCCACTTTTCACACGTTGATGTCTATACTTTTTAGGGCTCAGATGCAGTCAGACCTGTACCCCGTCCTGAGGAGCTGGTGTTTACTGTGGATGAAAAAATCCAGAGTGCTATCAGCCACGCCAAACAGCAATATCTTGAGGCGGTGAGCCAGCATTGAACACCAAACTACAGCAGAAGAAGTGCGATGCAAAATGATATTCCATAGTCACAGCTGTGTGGGTGTCCACTTTGTCGCTGGTTTTACAGGCACAGGACCTGCAGATTGTGTGTTACGCCTTCACAGGGTTTGGAAAAGCAGACATCAGACAGAAGAAGTTGCATCCAGACACCTTTGTTCAACTAGCAATACAGCTGGCCTACTACAGAATTCACAAAAGGTATgggctggttgaaaattggacCAGGCCTTTACTAATGTTTGAAGTCTGTGACGGGAAGGTCCCTGAATGTCTCATCTTACTCTTCACAGGCCAGGAAGTTGTTACGAGACAGCAATGACTCGCAAGTATTACCACGGCAGGACGGATACGATGCGACCCTGCACCCAGGAGGCTGTGAACTGGTGCAAAGCCATGATGGACCCAACGTgtgatgtgagtgtgtgcatgactGAAACCCTACACTATGGCAAAATCACACAGAGGATGGGGGTGGAAGCAGTCTTATTTGATATGGCGCATGAACGTTTTTCTTTCAGGCTGACACCAAGAGGAAAGCCATGCTGCAGGccttcacaaaacacaacaaactgatGGGTGAAGCCCAGGAAGGAAAAGGTTAGTTCACTTATATATACATGTAATTGCTTGATGTTTAACAGTACTTATAACACTTATAATAGCTGTATCTCAAATTAGGGGCTGCAGCATTCAAAGACCTGTAACAATAGCCCCGTTTCCaacaaacactttcggtatagtACCTTTAGAAGCAAAAGTAACCCCTACAGACATGTACCTAGACTGTAGATCTGTTAAGCGTTTCTGCTGTAGACAGTACACTTTAATGTGGGCAGggctgttgtcactcactgtatttcctctccaCTGATGATACAGAGGGAAGTTTGCACCttatttatcgtccacagaatgggGTTGCAcatcaacattttcagaacaaatgGAACGGACTGGAGGGGAAGTCTCTccccatgggatatttaaaaatagctggTTTGTGCTTTGAgcccttctcaggcaagctcacgGGTTTAGTGCTGCCGCAGCACACCAGAATGAAGCTCCGACAGGTTTTTTTGTTCCTCCACATGAGGATTACATTaaatgcagttcacataatctggtcgaaattaacatattttttaacgctggaagatccactcattactaaaagtgtatgtcatcgaagagagacaataaaaactaaagtaatggtcaaagttgtcactaaaatttaaggtgtgttgtgttgatggattcacatcatcagtttatgcattgagtaacattacagatagacgttccaccttaaaagttgccggcagttggcccagtgaattaaataattttttcttagtctacagctgctgctagaggcagcaaaacatcctttcattgtaatagttatagtttactatCGTATGTAAAACTtgccatggtatgaacagtggttacatgagcctcaaaaccagccacaactcagccctgagcaagaaTGACGGTTCTATACTGACCAGTCAAAGGACTGTAGTGTTTCTACCGGCAGCTTTTAGtatcagatctgtgtgctaggtaccccaacggagaggtgaccaaaaatggggacgatACAGAagggttccattggtaccatccacaacttttcacaatggaaatggaaaaaatgtgaaCTGAACTGCTTGGTGTAAATGGGGCTAACGTTATGGAGCTTTGTTTCAGTAGTGGAGAGAGAACAGAGCGTTCAACTGATACCAACTGTTAGTGGCAGAACACCTATGGGTTCCAAAATACTTACTCTGAGTGCTGGAGTGctctctggcacaaactggactgttgGTAAATTGGGAGCACTGTTGGAATGaaccacactctcagagcagcagagcaccaagcagagtgaatgtgtgattaacttaaccgttcgttaattcatatagaaCGAGAACGCTCTGTTTCTCTGTACATCAGCGCTCTTATTTTAGTGTAGAGTATCAGATTGGACTTACAAATGtgtccagtgttttcactgggAGTTCTGTTGTTTATGTTGCGCAGTGTTGCATGTTGTTTATGTGTTAACGGGGGTAGCACTGATGTACCTGTCtcatgttgtcattttgtgatcCTGTTGCCAGGTTTTGACAGGCATCTCCTTGGGCTGTACCTCATTGCTAAGGAGGAGGGTCATCCCACTCCAGAACTCTTCACAGATCCTCTCTATGCAAAGAGGTACGAGCTGTAAAGCTTACTCATGTTTTTGGAAACAGTGTGTCTATGTGGGTTATATCATTGTGTACATGTGCCTTTTATCTGATAATACAATGGCACTCTCTGTTTTGTAAAACTGCTTTTTATATACAGACTTAAATGACCATTGTTTTCACTGTACCCCGCCCCAAAATCCATTCACTAGACCattagacctttttcacagcatacaTTTATATTGTCAaagcaggaaaaacacaggtgtgactaataacattaacCATGTCCTAGTGAGCCATCCCagtgagcaaacacacacagctggctcACCTTAATAGAATTAAGTTAATTCACTTGCCGTTGTCCTACTATGACACATCAACATGTCTGTGGTGAAGAGGGCGTATGTCAGCAGGCTCATGTTGTCAGCTTATATCCACAGCCTCAGTGTGTCAGCAGAGGCGAGTATGCTGGATAACATGCAGAAGTAGTAGCTTGAGAACCGGATGAATCAACAAGCTCATCTTTTATTTGCTCTGACAGATACCCCCTGCCATCCAAACAGGTTTTCAGCCAAACTGGCCTGGGTCAAACCATTCACAACTGTTTATTTAATATGGGATGCGTTTGATACAATGACTCACCACTTTTGGAGCTATCACGCTCGTTGATGGATTAGAGCCCAGGAGCCCTAAGTGTCAGGGTGACCCCCTGGCCTTCAGCTGCGAAATAAATGTCACCCaaataacttttttatttatttattttgattgcaCACTCATGAAACTgcataaaatccaaacatttaaaagaaactATAAGAAATATGTCAGGAGAGGTCACGAAGCCACAGACTTATACAAAGGGACCTCCTTTCAACTGAAGGAGAGgaacaatgacaaaaacaaccaggaagagactcaaaattaccacaaagagatgcaaaggaactgcaaaggggcacaaaataattacaaagaaatataaaggCATCAAATATGAAAGCATCAGCCTCACAGATCTCATGTTGGTTGGgctttaatgtaaattaaacaATAGGTGTTGGTGCAAAAACATTTGAGGTTTAAAGGGATGGTACAAAATTACCTTTGGATTGTGATGGACATTCTCATAAATGATCTGCTTGACAAACTGCGCTGCAATACAGAAATTCTTAAGCAGACTGAAGACATTGCATTGGTTGAGAAGTGTTAGGGacgtctttctgtctgtctgtaactgagttgtgtttgtgtctgcagtgGCGGTGGTGGTAACTTTGTGCTGTCGTCCAGTCTGGTGGGCTACACTACAATCCTGGGGGCCGTGGCTCCCATGGTGCACCACGGCTATGGCTTTTTCTATCGCATCAGAGATGACAGGTGGGCAGACGAGACAAAAGTTTCCATGatgctgtttcttcttcttaaaatatttttctgaaactGTCATGATTTATGTATGAGGTGTTAAAACTTAAATTGAAAAATATCCTGCGGGCGGATCCTTAAAACTtagaaacaacacaaaatatgcCAAAATCAAAGGCTTTCAGAAATGGCAATTGTGTGCATCAGTGTGACTCAACTGCAAAAGTTCTTTTCAACACAGTTTTCACCATCAAAGTCTGAGATAGTGTTTACCTTCCCTGTAATCTCAGCAACTGCAATCATGGCTACCTTATGTCTTTTTCCCCTCCAGGATTGTGATCTCCATGTCAGCATGGAAATCTTGCCATGAGACGGACGCTGTGATACTATTCAACAACTTCTCCAGCTCCTTGCATCAGATGCTCCACCTGGCCACTACATCTCAGCTATAAGTACCCACACTGGCACATTAATGCACACACGGTTCACAGACCCTCAGCTGAGAGCCGACAGCTACAGATAGTCACATTTGTTCTGAGCACAGATCAATGCAAAGTTAGAGAATCAGTACTGTTAGGTGATATCCACCGTCTCTGGCATTAGGAGAATCTATCAACTTTTCTGTTTCATGTAGTGATAAACACTTTactatgagtttttattttctgtgtatatgtttttcttgttttaatgaTTCTTGTGTAAATTATgtagaaaatgtttaattttaaatcCTGACAGTATTAATCTGCCTTTAAGCTAAAATGATGTTAAGGCTCAAGACCTGAGTAGAAGTTAAAGTGACACCGGTTGGGTTTCCAACCAAATCAAGTGCAAATTTTAACCAAaatcagcaaaagaaaatgcaaatttgtGTGCTTTTTCATTCTAGGGGATGATGAAAAATTTTGTGTATGGATAAAAGTTAGGTGCAACAAAATTCATGCCTGCAATCAATAAGCTGTGCAACGACCACgcaaagttattactacttctactgaaagatctgtacttcctccacctctgcattagcataaaatcatgtgtggacagtccctaaataaacttgatttctcacctgaagagctgatatccagagctatgactcgccaggctgtatgtttttttttttagccattgtcTTTGTAATGACGGGATAGTGGGTTGTTTAGCTGGGGATATTTCTTGACCCCAACAATGAGTCTCTCTTCATCCATTCTTCATCTCACATACGAGACAACATCACCAACAGAGTTCTCTTCATACAACAATGGTAATAAGAGGAGTTGAGCTGCGATagaagcagagaaaaagagctgctacggcagccggtatgtacaagcagagagcgagtGGGGGAAAATGTATGTAATTTGGGggcgaggctggaaataggacagatgggaagccagtgtaaggaaactaaaaaaaaactgtttttaactgttgtTCAAACACAGTTTCCATTGTCCAGTGTGCTCactgtttttatacatccatTGTTTTCGTTCGTTTGAGGTTTGAGTGGCGCTGTTTTAGGAGGCTTTCATATCATGGACCTGGGCCCCGATCCAAGTGCACTTGGCCCCAAACACCAGTTTGTTGGAGAAGTGTAAATGGATCAGGGCACTGTGTACCATACACGGACACAGTGCCCTGATCTATCCAACTGTACCAAAAGACAGAAGTGAAACACTATTTAACATGACTACAAGGAATTTTTAACCGGTTATAAAACAGTCTGAATGAAATACTGATGCCTCTAaatcagacagcagcagattCAGCTTTGCTGCTCCGCTTATTGGCACTGATGACAGTCGCGGGGCAGCATTGTCCATCTTAGGCGACCTTTTCTACTCTGTAGCgcaacaaaaatgtcacataGATGATGACCCAAGTGCACTCGGGTACAGAATAACGTTAGTAGCGTGAAAGCTGAGCAGCGGTGGAGAGGAGTGGGGGTGAAATCGTACTTTGGCATGGCATGAATCAATTGTACCTAACATGAAAACACCCTTACTTAATGTCATCTTGTTGCACCCTCTCCTGCAGTGGCACCGCACTGGAGCATTAGCGCCACCCACTGCTGATCTCGCTGAACCAGCTCCCAATATTTGCGTAACAGCAGTTGATCGAAAGCACGTTAATAAATTTGTTTTGCTGATTTTTTGAAAACTTGGTCAATTTTTTGCTACATTTGGATGAAACTTAACTTGTGTCAGTTTTAAGGTggaaaactaaagaaaaaactTCTGGTTGTTTTGACCGTTGGCCTTAAATGTTTCTGCGATAGTAAAAGACATTCCAGTTGAACCCATAAAAAATAGCTTTGATATTAGTACGGTTAATTTGCCTTGTTTTATGTTTGGAAATGGTGAAAATCTACAGCAATATGCAACATAAGTACTAAACTGTTTAGGTTGAACTGATGTTGAAATTTATCTGAGAAATCAGTGAATATCTTcttggtgtttgtttttatttgtgcctTGTatgatcaaaaacaaaaagaagaaatgaaaatCTTCCTTCAACCTTCCAACAACCATACATACCGCTGGCACTCCCTGTCTGTACGTTATTAGAAGTACAGGGGTAACATGAGGTTGCAGGACTAGTTTTTGCAGTCTGGTCAGTTGCAATCACTGTATCTGGATCATGGCTGTATAAATAGAagtggatacagtgttggaggctgGGCCACGATCATAGACTAGAATAGAATAGATTATATCTTTATTGTCCACCATGGGTAGAAATTTGTCTTCAGCTCGCCAAACATAAAAGACAACATtgtaaaaagcagacaaatagtAAGACAAGCACATAGTCACTGACAAAACCCACTTAAACACATCAGATCAGCTCACTGACTGTCTGTGGtgtaaaactcatcagtcacctggcgtttttgccagggtgctctgaactccttgagttgaaaaaacgGATAAATGCCCCAcgttatctctttttttttttgtcatggtcacgacaacaagtttacagttggtaaacaatagaggagaaactggtggtagcggttgctggatacccagtgCTACACAGCCCGATGATAGCAGGTTGTCATCCTAAAA is part of the Epinephelus fuscoguttatus linkage group LG8, E.fuscoguttatus.final_Chr_v1 genome and harbors:
- the crot gene encoding peroxisomal carnitine O-octanoyltransferase, translating into MDNNLSETVPERTFQYQNSLPSLPVPSLETSLSKYLNAVRPFASDEEFKATADIVRKFQDGVGKELHQKLLQRARTRRNWLEEWWLDTAYLEPRIPSQLNVNFAGPGAYLEHCWPAEEGTQLERASISTWHTLQYWNLIRTERIHPQKAGKIPLDMDQFRMLFCTCKVPGVKKDTIRNYFKTESEGPCPSHLLVMCRGRIFTFDAVHDGQILTPPELLRQLSYVKQCCEGEPVGEGVAALTTDERTRWAQAREHLISIDPHNNTILETIQSCLFIVSLDEAKPYSTAENYSNLTMEALAGDPTIRWGDKSYNSLVFGNGTFASNCDHAPYDAMALVSMCWYLDQQIKAAGGKWQGSDAVRPVPRPEELVFTVDEKIQSAISHAKQQYLEAAQDLQIVCYAFTGFGKADIRQKKLHPDTFVQLAIQLAYYRIHKRPGSCYETAMTRKYYHGRTDTMRPCTQEAVNWCKAMMDPTCDADTKRKAMLQAFTKHNKLMGEAQEGKGFDRHLLGLYLIAKEEGHPTPELFTDPLYAKSGGGGNFVLSSSLVGYTTILGAVAPMVHHGYGFFYRIRDDRIVISMSAWKSCHETDAVILFNNFSSSLHQMLHLATTSQL